The following are encoded together in the Parabacteroides chongii genome:
- a CDS encoding PAS domain-containing hybrid sensor histidine kinase/response regulator, with protein MREYENYSREELIQRIKELETNLSQSARNDAEIEEMSENLAKQRKINFLSILMNTILSNVFVAISVKDIFDGFKYIYFNQAAEDFTGVNASDVLGKTDFELYPDPRRAHEIRTEDYSTIKNGRTQKVMVEYEKPDGDIRIVNTIRLLITNPDPGASPLLLVMLWDVTEQRQNELDLIKAREADEMKNAFIANMSHEIRTPLNAIVGFSRLITETDNDSEQQEYLTIIENNSDLLLQLINDILDFAKIESGTLNYNVSCVDLKDICHEVYVSQSLKMTSDVALLYNGDMLPSVKLQTDAQRVEQVLLNLLSNAIKCTNQGFISLSYKLEEGFVRVSVTDTGIGIAKEKQDTIFDRFVKLDDFRQGTGLGLSICKMIIEKLGGKIGVESERGKGSSFWFTLPLNASFSFLDEKVDGSLPDNIPEALPGQYTLLIAEDVLENYLLIQAVLKQQYRLIYAVNGLQAVQMFKTYKPDLVLMDIKMPIMDGFAATCEIRKLSPDIPVLALSAFAYDKEKEKAKECNFNDYLVKPVDIPLLKYKIKYYLNKNK; from the coding sequence ATGAGAGAATATGAAAATTATTCAAGAGAAGAATTGATTCAGCGCATTAAAGAACTGGAAACAAATCTTTCCCAATCTGCAAGAAATGATGCAGAAATAGAAGAAATGAGTGAGAATCTTGCCAAGCAACGCAAGATCAATTTCCTGAGTATATTAATGAACACAATTCTGTCGAATGTTTTCGTTGCAATTAGTGTAAAAGATATTTTCGATGGGTTTAAGTACATCTACTTTAATCAGGCTGCAGAGGATTTTACCGGGGTCAATGCATCCGATGTATTAGGAAAAACGGATTTCGAGCTTTATCCGGATCCTCGAAGAGCCCATGAAATAAGAACAGAGGATTATTCTACGATAAAGAACGGGAGAACACAGAAGGTTATGGTGGAATATGAAAAACCCGATGGTGATATTCGGATCGTAAATACAATTCGTTTGTTGATAACCAATCCGGACCCGGGAGCTTCTCCTTTATTGTTAGTAATGTTATGGGACGTTACCGAGCAGCGGCAAAACGAACTGGACTTGATCAAAGCACGTGAAGCCGACGAAATGAAGAATGCTTTCATTGCTAATATGAGCCATGAAATACGTACCCCGCTGAATGCAATCGTTGGTTTCTCTAGATTGATCACTGAAACGGATAATGACAGTGAACAACAGGAATATCTTACTATTATTGAAAATAACAGCGATCTGTTACTCCAATTGATCAATGATATTCTGGATTTTGCGAAGATAGAATCAGGGACATTGAATTATAATGTTTCGTGTGTCGATTTGAAAGATATTTGCCATGAAGTATATGTGTCTCAGTCATTGAAAATGACTTCGGATGTTGCTCTGTTATATAATGGAGATATGCTGCCTTCTGTTAAGTTACAGACTGATGCACAACGTGTTGAACAGGTTCTTCTGAATCTTCTCTCCAATGCGATAAAATGTACAAATCAAGGTTTTATATCACTGTCCTATAAATTGGAGGAGGGGTTTGTACGGGTTTCTGTGACAGACACAGGAATAGGTATCGCGAAAGAAAAGCAGGATACTATCTTTGACCGTTTTGTGAAGCTGGATGATTTCAGGCAAGGTACAGGCTTGGGATTATCAATATGCAAGATGATCATTGAAAAATTGGGCGGGAAAATAGGAGTAGAATCGGAACGGGGAAAAGGCTCTTCTTTTTGGTTTACATTACCCTTAAACGCTTCATTTTCATTTTTGGATGAAAAAGTTGACGGAAGTTTGCCTGATAATATTCCGGAAGCATTACCCGGGCAATATACTTTACTGATAGCAGAAGACGTATTGGAAAATTATCTTTTGATACAAGCTGTTTTAAAACAGCAGTATCGTTTGATCTATGCGGTAAACGGATTGCAAGCCGTACAGATGTTCAAAACTTATAAGCCGGATCTTGTCTTGATGGATATAAAAATGCCGATAATGGATGGCTTTGCTGCAACTTGTGAAATCAGGAAATTATCTCCGGATATTCCAGTACTGGCTCTTTCGGCTTTTGCCTACGACAAGGAAAAAGAGAAAGC
- a CDS encoding phenylacetate--CoA ligase family protein, translating into MMYWQKDIETMSREELNKLQLERLKQTIELAGHSPFYSKVLKDNGITADSIQSLDDLQKIPFTTKDDLRNNYPFGMAAIPLKDCVRIHSSSGTTGNPTVVLHSAKDLDQWANQVARCMYMVGLRDTDVFQNTSGYGMFTGGLGFQYGAEKLGALTVPAAAGNSKRQIKFITDFGTTCLHIIPSYATRLAEVMYEMGLDPRKDTKLHTVCIGAEPHSEEQRKRIEQLLGVKAYNCFGMSEMNGPGVAFECTEQNGLHIWEDYTIVEIVDPVTLQPVPEGEVGELVLTTINREAMPLLRYRTRDLTCIIPGECPCGRTHKRLARFKGRSDDMIILKGVNLFPIQIEKILMQFKELGSNYLITLETVNNSDEMLIEVELSDLFTDDYSVLQRLAKDITRQLKDELLLTPRLKLVAKGSLPVQEGKAIRVKDLRKFC; encoded by the coding sequence ATGATGTATTGGCAGAAAGATATTGAGACGATGAGTCGTGAAGAACTGAATAAACTACAGTTAGAACGACTGAAACAAACAATAGAATTAGCCGGACACTCCCCTTTCTACAGTAAAGTGCTAAAAGACAACGGCATAACAGCGGATAGCATCCAGTCATTGGATGACCTGCAGAAAATCCCTTTCACAACGAAAGACGACTTGCGTAATAATTACCCGTTCGGAATGGCTGCCATCCCTCTCAAGGATTGTGTGAGAATACACTCTTCAAGCGGAACGACCGGAAACCCGACCGTGGTATTACATTCGGCAAAAGACCTGGACCAGTGGGCGAATCAGGTAGCACGTTGTATGTATATGGTCGGTTTACGGGATACGGATGTCTTCCAGAATACTTCCGGATACGGTATGTTCACCGGTGGTTTGGGATTTCAGTACGGAGCGGAAAAACTGGGGGCATTGACCGTTCCTGCCGCCGCCGGTAACTCCAAACGCCAGATCAAATTCATTACAGACTTTGGAACGACCTGCCTGCATATCATTCCCAGCTACGCAACCCGCCTGGCGGAAGTAATGTATGAAATGGGACTGGACCCACGTAAGGATACCAAACTGCATACTGTATGTATCGGTGCCGAACCTCATTCGGAAGAACAGCGTAAACGCATTGAACAATTGCTGGGCGTAAAAGCTTACAATTGTTTCGGTATGTCAGAAATGAACGGTCCGGGTGTCGCTTTCGAATGTACTGAACAAAACGGCTTACATATCTGGGAAGATTATACCATTGTCGAGATCGTCGATCCTGTAACATTGCAACCGGTTCCGGAAGGAGAAGTCGGTGAACTGGTATTGACCACGATCAATCGGGAGGCAATGCCATTGTTACGCTACCGTACCCGTGACCTAACTTGTATCATCCCCGGCGAATGCCCTTGCGGAAGAACTCACAAACGCCTGGCCCGGTTCAAAGGACGTAGCGACGATATGATCATCCTGAAGGGTGTCAACCTCTTCCCTATTCAGATTGAGAAGATATTAATGCAGTTCAAAGAGCTGGGCAGCAACTACCTGATCACACTCGAAACTGTGAACAACAGCGACGAAATGCTGATCGAAGTGGAACTAAGCGACCTGTTTACAGACGATTACAGTGTGCTTCAACGTCTTGCCAAGGATATCACAAGACAACTGAAAGACGAACTGCTGCTCACCCCGCGCCTGAAACTGGTAGCCAAAGGTTCATTACCTGTGCAGGAAGGCAAAGCCATAAGAGTAAAAGACTTGCGTAAGTTCTGTTAA
- a CDS encoding acetolactate synthase, which yields MTVNQISIFLENKYGKLSEILALLAEEKIRIIAATVADTSEYGILRIIVSDPQKAYKILKSNNVSANLTDVLAIVTNSCAGSFAETLTHFTKAGLSIEYMYCFSLNDKSILILRTNNREAAREVIRRQNLEYICESDLMKL from the coding sequence ATGACAGTAAATCAAATTTCTATTTTCCTGGAAAATAAATATGGAAAACTTAGTGAAATCCTGGCTTTGCTTGCTGAAGAGAAGATACGGATCATTGCTGCGACAGTTGCGGATACATCGGAGTATGGTATTCTACGCATCATTGTAAGCGATCCTCAAAAAGCATATAAGATACTGAAGAGTAATAATGTGAGTGCAAACTTAACAGATGTATTGGCGATCGTTACCAATTCCTGTGCAGGAAGTTTTGCTGAAACGCTGACACACTTTACAAAAGCTGGTTTAAGTATCGAATATATGTACTGTTTCTCTCTGAATGACAAATCGATCCTGATCCTGCGCACCAATAACCGGGAAGCTGCCCGCGAAGTGATCCGTCGTCAGAATCTGGAATATATCTGCGAAAGCGACTTGATGAAATTATAA